The genomic interval GGAAGACTACCGCGCCGAATCCGGCGAAGAAGTCGCCGTCCTCGAAACCGAGTTCGGGACGGTGCTCGTCTACCCCTGAACCGTTTTCCGGATCGAGGTCGCTGACGCGACCCGCTCCCCGCAAAAATCTTCACCACCGCCAGACGTCTTTGACTTCTGGCTGTTCAGCCAGAACGCATCGCGTTCTGGCGATAAAAAGCGCGACGCGGCGAAGCCGCGCCGTGCGGAAGCGGAGACGCATCCCGCACCGCCGCCGTCCCGCACCGCCGCACCGGCGAAAGGTTGGAGGGACTGGACGGTGACGCGACGGACGTGACGCTCGCCGGGTGGCTGATTGCCGTGGGCCTCGTCGCGCTCCCCGTTCTATTCGGGTACGCGTACTGGCGGTACCGGCGTGGCGACCGGAACCGTAAGGCCCTGCTCGTCGGGGTTGGTGCCGGCGGCGTGGGCTGGGCCGGCCTCCTCCTCCAAGCCGAGGAGCGGTGGCTCGCGAGTCCGTGGGACGACGCGGCCGCCGTCCTCGCGGTCGCCTCGGTCGCTGTCGGCTTCTACGCGCTCTACCTCGCCTACTGGCGGGAACCCGACGCGGACGGAACCGGATAGCCCTCGTCGAACCCGATTGTTTTTGCGGGCGGCGGAGTGAGCGACTGTATGGACGACCGAGTGCGAGAGCATGCGGAGACGCTGGTGGATTGGAGCGCGCGAATCAGCGAGGGCGACGACGTGGTGCTCTCGGTGTCGGAGGACGCGCACGAACTGGGTGTCGCGGTCGCGGAAGCGCTGGGGGAGCGCGGCGCGAACGTCCACACGACGTACGGGTCGGCGGAGGTGTCGCGGGCGTACCTGCGCGCGCACGACGGCGACTTCGACGAGAACCCGGAGTTCGAGCGCGCGCTCTACGAGCACGCGGACGCCGTGCTCCGCCTGGGCGGCGGCCGGAACACCGCCGCGAGCGCGGACGTGCCATCGGAGACCCGGCAGGCGTACGGGAAGGCCCGCGAGGGGATTCGGGAGGCCCGCATGGACACCGACTGGGTGAGCACGGTGCACCCGACGCGGTCGCTCGCCCAGCAGGCCGGGATGAGCTACGAGGCCTACCAGGAGTTCGTCTACGCGGCGGTGAACCGGGACTGGCAGGAGCTCGCGGACGAACAGGCGAAACTCAAGGAGGTTCTGGACGACGGCGAGGAGGTTCGCATCGTCTCCGAGGGGACGGATTTGACGATGCGCATCGACGACCGGGTCGCCGTGAACTCCTGTGCGAGCGTGGCGTACGACTCCCACAACCTCCCCTCGGGAGAAGTGTTCACCGCGCCGTACGCGACCGAGGGCGAGGTGCTGTTCGACGTGCCGATGACTATCAACGGCAAGCGCGTGCGCGACGTGCGCCTGACGTTCGAGGACGGCGAGGTCGTGGACTATTCGGCTGCCCAGAACGAGGAGGTCATCCGGGAGGTCGTGGAGACGGACGAAGGAGCGCGACGGCTCGGCGAGCTCGGCGTCGGGATGAACCGCGGCATCGACCGCGTAACCGATAGCATCCTGTTCGACGAGAAGATGGGCGGGACGGTTCACCTCGCGCTCGGCCGGGCGTACACGTCGAACTTCCCCGAGGGTCGGGAGGGCGACGCGAACGACTCGGCGGTGCACGTCGACCTCATCACCGACCTCCGGACGGGCGGCCGTCTCGTCGTGGACGGCGAGACCGTGCAGAAGGACGGCGTCTTCCGCTGGGAGGACGGCTTCGACGGATAGCGCGTGCTGGTCGGGGCTAGCAGGCGGCGCTACGGGTTCCGGGCGCGGCGCGCCGCGCAACCGCGGGACGCGCCCGGTCGACGGTTACGTCACGCCCGGTCTGGTTCCGTGTTCCTATGTGAAGGTTCGGCGGTGCTGGCGGAACTGACGCCGACCGCGAACGAAGTGAGCGGGCCGACGAGCGACCAGCGCTGCTTCTCGCGACTGGTCGAGATTTTGCCGAGCGCTGTCGCTGCGCGACAGCGCGCAGCGCAAAAGGTCGAGCTGCGGGGAGTAAGCCCCCTTCTGTTCGGTCCGGCATTCGGCTGAGCGTCCGCGCGGGTGCCCGAGCTACCGTGGTCGCACGGACTTGCACCGGCGGGGGTGGCCGTTCCATCGGTTCTCCCGGGTCTGCCCTCTGTGGGTTACTTCCCCTTCTCGCGTCGGGGGTCGCGCACGTCCTCGGTCGCCGGGAGGCGTGTCGTGTCTGTTCCAGTGCCAGCGGTCTCCCGCTCCGGACGTGTGTCCGGCCGCCTGCTCGAGCGGTGGGGGGACTTTCCTCATGCGTGTGCACGGGAGCCGGACTCCCGCTGCCCGACTGGTAGTGGGGGCGAGCGCGGGTTAAGGCGTTCGGTACCCGGGGGTGTTTTGTGGCCGCCGGACTGTTCGTTCGCGTGGTTGACATTCCTGGAAGGCGTGTTTTCGGGGGCGACGGGCGTCGAGAACGGTCTGTCACGATTGTGGATGTGAAGGGAAGGGTTGAAGTTGGAATCGTACATATATGTGCTCGTAATGTCCGAGGCCCAGTCAGTCCACCTCTCCTTCGAAGACGGCGCTCGGGCGGTCGAACTCGCACGGGACTCCGTGGAGGCGTTCGTCCGCAACGGGCAGCGAGAGCAGCCGGGCAGTATGCGGGACGCGTTCTACAACCGTACGGGCGCGTTCGTCCGGCTCGAATCGACACGCGGCCGCGGCCGGCTCCGGGGGTGTGCGGGGGCACACGAAACGGCCCGGGAGCTCGGGAACGGCACGAAGCAGCTCGGTCACGCTATCGTCGACGCCGCAATCAAGGCCGCGAGCGACGACTCCTGCGGTTCGGAAGTCGAACCCGCTGAGCTCGGGACGACCCGGGTCTCGGTCTGTACCGTCTCCAACCTCCTCCTCACGGACAACCCGGACGAGGACCTCGAACTCGGCACGCACGGCGTCGCCGTGGACGGGAACGGCCAACACGGCTGGATGTATCCGACGGTGCCCGTGGAGAACGACTGGAGCGTCTACGAGTACCTCGACCGCACGTGCCGGAAGGCCGGCCTCGCACCTGGGGCGTGGGAGGACGACGACGTGATGGTGACGCTGTTCGAGGGCCAGGTGTTCCAGGAGCGCGAACCCGAGGGAAGCGTCGAGCAGCTCTCGAACTAGAAGACTCGTTCTGCGTCCTCGCGGGCGTGTTCTCGCGACTCGTCGAGGTCGAACTCGCGGACGAGTTCGCCGTCCCGAATCAGCGGCTGGAGGAGCGACTCGGCGTCGTCGGGGCCGCGGCCGGCGAGCGCGACCTCGTGGCCGCCCTCGCGGGTTCGATAAACGTCTTTCTTCCCGGAGAGTTTCCCGCGTTTCGCGCAGGGGTCGCCGTCGCGTTCGACGATGTCGAGCGCGAAGTCCACGGGGTCGGCGTTCGAGACGTAGCCGCCGACGCCGAACCCCTGTACGTGCTCGCGGAGCGCGTCGAGGTCGCTGGGGCCGAGGCCGCCGCTGACGAAGATGCCCACGTCGTCGTGGCCGCGGGCGTCGAGTTCCCAGCGGACTTCCCGGATGATGTGTTCGAAGTTCCCGCGCCGGCTGCCGGTGGTGTCGAGGCGGATGCTGTCGAGGGCGTCCCCGAGCGTGTCGGCGGCGCGGAGGGCTTCGTCCTTCTCGTCGGAGTACGTGTCCACGAGCGCGACCCGCGGCACCTCGGCGGGGACGGCGTCGTCGAACGCGCGCCACGCGTCCTCCTGGTGGCCCGCGCCGAACGCGATGACGAGCGCGTGCGGCATCGTCCCGGACGCCTCGCGTTCCAGAACGTCGCCCGCGGCGACGTGACTGAAGCCGTCGAGGCCCGCGAGGAGGGCGGAGCGCTCTATCATCGCGGCGATGCTCGGGTGGACGTGGCGCGCGCCGAAACTCAACACCTGGGAGTCGGGGGCGGCGCGGCGGGCGTCGAGCGCGGCGGTGGCGACGCCGGACGCGTGCGAGAGGAAGCCGAGGAGGCTGGTCTCGTAGCGCGCGAACTCGCGGTACCGTCCTTCGATTCGCAGGACGGGGCCGCCGTCGAACAGGGTTCCCTCGGGGAGCGCGTCCACGTCTATCGGGAGGCCGGCGAGGAGGTGGGCGGCGTCCTTCACGCCCGCGAAGAGTTCGAACTCACCCGTAGGGAACTGGTCTGCGGTGACCTCCGCGACGACCCGCGGGTTCTTCCCGGCGTGGTCGAGGGTTTCGAGCGTCCGGTCGAAGTACGCGTCGGTCGCACGGCCGTCGGCGATGGCGTCCGTGGGCACGATGTCGAAGCCGTGGGACTCACTCATACCCGGTGGTCTCGCGCCGCGTCGAAAAAGACTACGACGTGGGGGTGCCGGCGTGCACGTCGTCGAGTTCACTCGGGCGCGGCGCGTTCACGATGGTGACCGTGTCGCCGGAGACGGAGACGTGGAAGGCGTCCGCGAACTCGCTCGCGCCGTCCGGAATCGTGTAGACGCCGTTCCCCTGGGACTGTGCGCCCCAGTACGCGAGGAGGTCGCGGTAGGTCGCGGCGAACTCGCGGGCGTCCGCGGGAGAGTCCCAGACGGACTTCCAGACGTACGCGGCGTCGCCGCTATTCTTGTACGCGTAGAGCTTGTCGCCGTCCCAGCCGTCCACGGGCGTCGTCGTGTAGTTGATGGGGTCGGACGAATCGACGTTCCCGGCGTCGTTCCGGTTCAGGAACTCGTTCGGGCTGAGGACGTACGGCCGGGCGGCGGTGTCGTCCATCGAGGACTCGTAGGCGGGGTACGCGAACATCCCGGTGAGGCCGGCGACGCCGAACTCCGCGTACGGCGCGCCGCTCGACCGCGTGAGCCGCGTCCAGTCGCCGTCGGAGCGGTCTTCGAGACTGACCGCGGTGGGTTCGTCCACGCCGTACGTCTCGGGCTGGGCGACCTGCTCCGAACTCGCGGGCGGGTCGGCGTAGAGGTCGCTCACGGCGTCCCAGCCGCCGGACTGCTCGACGGACGCGACGAATCCGGGGCCGTCGCTGTACGGGAAGTACTGCGTGAAGTAGATGCCGTAGTGCAGGCCGCTCCCGCCACTCCCGCTATCCCCGCCGTCGTCGCTCCCGGAGGACGCGGGCTGACTGACGCACGCCCAGTCGTCGCCGCAGTGCGCCTCGTAGCGCTGCGCGACGAGTTCGGCGTCGCCCTCGATGAGGCCGAGCGCGGCGCTCCGCGCCTCCAGCGTGGAGCCGGAGAACCCGAGGTCGAAGTTCCGGTACTGGAGCGCGTGCACGAGTTCGTGGCCGAGCGTCGTCTCGGAGAGCACGGGCGTCGCGGTGTCGCTGATGATGACGATGCGGTCGGCGCTCGGACTGTAGTAGCCCGCGACGCTGGACGACGTGGTCTCCGAGGACTCCTCGCTCCCGCTCTCGCTCTCGCCGACGAGGAACAGCGCCTCGTAGCGCACGTCGTCGAACGTGATGCCGGTACTCGACCCCGACCCGCCACTGCCGCTTCCGGTCTGTTCGCGGTAGGTCTCGCGGCTGATGACGGAGACGGGCACGTCCTCCTCGAACTCGATTCCCCGAATGTGTTCGACGCGCGCCATCGCGCGGTGGACGACCGCGTCCTGTTCAGTCGCGTTCAGGCCGTCGGAGACGGTGACGGGGAGCGATTCGTTGTACCAGTAGCCGTGCTCCCAGCCCAGTCGGTCGGACGCGGGGTCGGCGGGCGCGTCCGCCGCGCCGGCGAGCGTGGGGTCGTCCGTCGGCGCGTTCGCACAGCCCGCGAGCGCGAGCAGGCACGCGAGGCCGAGGACGGCGGCGAGCCGAGTGTTCACACGCGTACTGCGGTCACGAGGAAGAAAAGGCTACCGTCGCCGGACGGTCAGGCGGTCTCGTGCACGTCGTCGAGTTCCTCGACGGTCGGCGCGTTCACGATGGTGACCGTGTCGCCGGACACCTCGACGGAGAACGCGTCCGCGTACTTCCCGTCCGGAATCCGGTACGTATCAGTGGACACCTCGGTCGCGCCGAGGTGGTCGAGGACGGCGCGGTAGCCCTCGACGAACTCCTGGGCGTCCTGCGGGGAGTCCCAGACGGACTTCCAGACGTACCCGGTCTCGTTCGTCTCTGTGGAGTCGTCGCGGACGTACGGCACGAGTTTGTCGCCGTCCCAGCCGGCGGTCATCTCGTGGTCGTAGTTGTACGCGTCGAGTTCACCCGAGGCGGAGAAGAAGTCCTGGTAGGGGATGGCGACGTTCCGCACCGCGCCCGCCTCGTTGGACGCGACGTAGCTCTGGTACCAGAGCGCGACGTACATCCCGCCCTCACCGAACTCCGCGTAATCGACGCTGTTCGGGCCGAGGTCGGGCACCGACCACTCCGCCGTGCTCGTGTCCGCGACGGACACCTCGGTGGGCGCGTCCTCGCCGTACGTCGCGGGGTGGATGGTCTGCTCCGTGCTCGCCGGCGGGTTCTCGTACACGGCGTTCACGGCTTCCCAGCCGCCGTTCTCCCGAATCTGCTGGACGAACGGCGGGCCGTCGCTGTACGGCTGGAACGTGATGGCGTACATGCCGACGTGGAGGTCGGACGACGACCCACCGCCGCCGGAGGACTCCGGCATCAGGCAGTCCCAGTCCTCGGTACACCGCTGTTCGTAGAGGTAGTCCACGTAGTTCCCGTCGCCCTCGATGATGCCGTCGATGGCGTTGTGGGACTCGGTCGTGGACTGGTCGTAGCGCGTGATGTTGAACCGCTGGTCTTGGAGCGCGTGGAAGAGCTCCTGGGAGAGCGTCACCTCGTTCATCTGGGGGTTCTCGCTGTCCGAGACGATGACGATGCGGTCTTCGCTCGGACTGTAGTAGCCGCCGACGCTCCCGGCGGTGTTCGAGCGCTGCGCGGCGATAGCGCTCTCGTTCTCGCCAGTCATGAACACGGCCTCCCACTTCACGTTCTGGTGGAGGCTCGCGTTCCGGGACGGCTCACCGCCCGACTGCGTCTGGTTCCGGAACTCGGCGCGCGTGATGATGGAGACGGGAACCGTGGTCTCGAACTCCAGCTGGCGCACCTGCTCGACGCGCGCCATCGACCGGTTCACGACCGCGGCGAGTTCGCTGTCGTTCAGGCCGTCAGAGCGATCCACTTGAATCGGTTCGTCGTACCAGAGTCCGCCCTCCCAGCCGAGGCGGTCGGTCTCGGGGTCGGCGTACTCGTCGGTGTTCGTGCCGTCCGTGCTCGTCGCGTGGGTCGTCGTCGCGTCCGTGCTCGTCGGCGCGGGCGTCGTCGTCTCGGAGGAGAACGGGCTCTGACAGCCCGCGAGGGCGACCATCGCGACCAGGGCGACGGCGAGTATTCGACGGTCCATATCCGAACCCCGACCTCGAACAACTAAAACCCCGTACACGTCCGGCGCGTAACCGTTTTGCCGGCCGCGGGAGACACCCCCTGCATGGAGTTCGACCCCGACCGAACCGCGCTGGTCGTCGTGGACATGCAGAACGGCTTCTGTCACCCCGAGGGAAGTCTGTACGCGCCCGCGAGCGGCGACGCGGTCGACCCCGTCGCGAGCCTCGCCGAGCGCGCCCGCGACGCGGGCGTCACCCTCGTGTACACCCGGGACGTGCACCCGCCCGGCCAGTTCGACGACACCCACTACTACGACGAGTTCGAGCGCTGGGGCGAACACGTCGTCGAGGACTCCTGGGACGCCGAACTCGTCGCCGGCCTCCCCGACCCCGACCACGTCGTCGAGAAGCACACCTACGACGCCTTCCACGAGACCGAACTCGACGGCTGGCTCACCGCGAGGGGGATCGACGACCTCCTCGTCTGCGGGACGCTCGCGAACGTCTGCGTCCTCCACACCGCGTCCTCCGCCGGCCTCCGCGACTACCGGCCCGTCGTCGTCACCGACGCCCTCGGCTACATCGAACCCGACCACAAGGAGTACGCCACAGACCACGCCGACTGGCTGTTCGGCGAACTCACCGACCGCGACAGTATCGACTTTGCGCCGAACTGAACGCGCCGAGCGCGGTAGCGCACCGTGACCGACCTTCCGCCGCC from Salarchaeum japonicum carries:
- a CDS encoding aminopeptidase, which gives rise to MDDRVREHAETLVDWSARISEGDDVVLSVSEDAHELGVAVAEALGERGANVHTTYGSAEVSRAYLRAHDGDFDENPEFERALYEHADAVLRLGGGRNTAASADVPSETRQAYGKAREGIREARMDTDWVSTVHPTRSLAQQAGMSYEAYQEFVYAAVNRDWQELADEQAKLKEVLDDGEEVRIVSEGTDLTMRIDDRVAVNSCASVAYDSHNLPSGEVFTAPYATEGEVLFDVPMTINGKRVRDVRLTFEDGEVVDYSAAQNEEVIREVVETDEGARRLGELGVGMNRGIDRVTDSILFDEKMGGTVHLALGRAYTSNFPEGREGDANDSAVHVDLITDLRTGGRLVVDGETVQKDGVFRWEDGFDG
- a CDS encoding TIGR00296 family protein, giving the protein MSEAQSVHLSFEDGARAVELARDSVEAFVRNGQREQPGSMRDAFYNRTGAFVRLESTRGRGRLRGCAGAHETARELGNGTKQLGHAIVDAAIKAASDDSCGSEVEPAELGTTRVSVCTVSNLLLTDNPDEDLELGTHGVAVDGNGQHGWMYPTVPVENDWSVYEYLDRTCRKAGLAPGAWEDDDVMVTLFEGQVFQEREPEGSVEQLSN
- a CDS encoding nicotinate phosphoribosyltransferase; amino-acid sequence: MSESHGFDIVPTDAIADGRATDAYFDRTLETLDHAGKNPRVVAEVTADQFPTGEFELFAGVKDAAHLLAGLPIDVDALPEGTLFDGGPVLRIEGRYREFARYETSLLGFLSHASGVATAALDARRAAPDSQVLSFGARHVHPSIAAMIERSALLAGLDGFSHVAAGDVLEREASGTMPHALVIAFGAGHQEDAWRAFDDAVPAEVPRVALVDTYSDEKDEALRAADTLGDALDSIRLDTTGSRRGNFEHIIREVRWELDARGHDDVGIFVSGGLGPSDLDALREHVQGFGVGGYVSNADPVDFALDIVERDGDPCAKRGKLSGKKDVYRTREGGHEVALAGRGPDDAESLLQPLIRDGELVREFDLDESREHAREDAERVF
- a CDS encoding Hvo_1808 family surface protein, with amino-acid sequence MNTRLAAVLGLACLLALAGCANAPTDDPTLAGAADAPADPASDRLGWEHGYWYNESLPVTVSDGLNATEQDAVVHRAMARVEHIRGIEFEEDVPVSVISRETYREQTGSGSGGSGSSTGITFDDVRYEALFLVGESESGSEESSETTSSSVAGYYSPSADRIVIISDTATPVLSETTLGHELVHALQYRNFDLGFSGSTLEARSAALGLIEGDAELVAQRYEAHCGDDWACVSQPASSGSDDGGDSGSGGSGLHYGIYFTQYFPYSDGPGFVASVEQSGGWDAVSDLYADPPASSEQVAQPETYGVDEPTAVSLEDRSDGDWTRLTRSSGAPYAEFGVAGLTGMFAYPAYESSMDDTAARPYVLSPNEFLNRNDAGNVDSSDPINYTTTPVDGWDGDKLYAYKNSGDAAYVWKSVWDSPADAREFAATYRDLLAYWGAQSQGNGVYTIPDGASEFADAFHVSVSGDTVTIVNAPRPSELDDVHAGTPTS
- a CDS encoding Hvo_1808 family surface protein, which produces MDRRILAVALVAMVALAGCQSPFSSETTTPAPTSTDATTTHATSTDGTNTDEYADPETDRLGWEGGLWYDEPIQVDRSDGLNDSELAAVVNRSMARVEQVRQLEFETTVPVSIITRAEFRNQTQSGGEPSRNASLHQNVKWEAVFMTGENESAIAAQRSNTAGSVGGYYSPSEDRIVIVSDSENPQMNEVTLSQELFHALQDQRFNITRYDQSTTESHNAIDGIIEGDGNYVDYLYEQRCTEDWDCLMPESSGGGGSSSDLHVGMYAITFQPYSDGPPFVQQIRENGGWEAVNAVYENPPASTEQTIHPATYGEDAPTEVSVADTSTAEWSVPDLGPNSVDYAEFGEGGMYVALWYQSYVASNEAGAVRNVAIPYQDFFSASGELDAYNYDHEMTAGWDGDKLVPYVRDDSTETNETGYVWKSVWDSPQDAQEFVEGYRAVLDHLGATEVSTDTYRIPDGKYADAFSVEVSGDTVTIVNAPTVEELDDVHETA
- a CDS encoding cysteine hydrolase family protein; its protein translation is MEFDPDRTALVVVDMQNGFCHPEGSLYAPASGDAVDPVASLAERARDAGVTLVYTRDVHPPGQFDDTHYYDEFERWGEHVVEDSWDAELVAGLPDPDHVVEKHTYDAFHETELDGWLTARGIDDLLVCGTLANVCVLHTASSAGLRDYRPVVVTDALGYIEPDHKEYATDHADWLFGELTDRDSIDFAPN